A single region of the Streptomyces sp. NBC_01803 genome encodes:
- a CDS encoding carboxyl transferase domain-containing protein: MRQAPTLTSTADPTSDTFRANEAAHRELAARLREKLATARLGGGERARARHTARGKLLPRDRVDALLDPGSPFLELAPLAADGMYDGQAPAAGVIAGIGRVSGRETVVVANDATVKGGTYYPMTVKKHLRAQEVALENRLPCLYLVDSGGAFLPLQDEVFPDREHFGRIFYNQARMSAAGIPQIAAVLGSCTAGGAYVPAMSDEAVIVRGQGTIFLGGPPLVKAATGEVVTAEELGGGEVHSRVSGVTDHLAEDDAHALRVVRSIVATLPARGPLPWTVRPAEEPAVDPAGLYGVVPADPRTAYDVREVIARVVDGSRFQEFKAEFGTTLVTGFAHVHGHPVGIVANNGILFSESAQKGAHFIELCDQRGIPLLFLQNISGFMVGRAYEAGGIAKHGAKMVTAVACARVPKLTVVVGGSYGAGNYSMCGRAYSPRFLWMWPNAKISVMGGEQAAAVLATVKRDQLAGDEEWSAADEEAFKAPIRARYEEQGSAYYATARLWDDGVIDPLETRAVLGLALTACANAPLPATSYGVFRM; this comes from the coding sequence ATGCGGCAGGCACCGACGCTGACCAGCACCGCCGACCCCACGTCCGACACCTTCCGGGCCAACGAGGCCGCGCACCGCGAGCTGGCGGCCCGGCTCCGGGAGAAGCTCGCCACCGCCCGCCTCGGCGGCGGGGAGCGCGCCCGCGCCCGGCACACCGCGCGCGGGAAGCTGCTGCCGCGCGACCGGGTGGACGCTCTCCTCGACCCCGGCTCGCCGTTCCTGGAGCTGGCCCCGCTCGCCGCCGACGGGATGTACGACGGCCAGGCCCCGGCGGCCGGCGTCATCGCCGGGATCGGCCGGGTGAGCGGGCGCGAGACGGTCGTCGTGGCGAACGACGCGACGGTCAAGGGCGGGACGTATTACCCGATGACCGTCAAGAAGCATCTGCGCGCCCAGGAGGTGGCGCTGGAGAACCGGCTGCCGTGCCTCTACCTGGTCGACTCGGGCGGCGCGTTCCTGCCGCTCCAGGACGAGGTCTTCCCCGACCGCGAGCACTTCGGCCGCATCTTCTACAACCAGGCGCGGATGTCCGCCGCGGGTATCCCGCAGATCGCCGCCGTCCTCGGCTCCTGCACGGCGGGCGGCGCGTATGTCCCGGCGATGAGCGACGAGGCGGTCATCGTGCGCGGCCAGGGCACGATCTTCCTCGGCGGCCCGCCGCTGGTGAAGGCCGCCACCGGCGAGGTCGTCACCGCCGAGGAGCTCGGCGGCGGCGAGGTCCACTCCCGGGTCTCCGGCGTCACCGACCACCTCGCCGAGGACGACGCGCACGCGCTCCGCGTCGTCCGCTCCATCGTCGCGACCCTGCCCGCGCGCGGTCCGCTGCCCTGGACCGTGCGGCCGGCCGAGGAGCCCGCTGTCGATCCGGCCGGGCTGTACGGCGTGGTCCCGGCCGACCCGCGGACCGCGTACGACGTGCGCGAGGTGATCGCCCGGGTGGTGGACGGCTCGCGCTTCCAGGAGTTCAAGGCCGAGTTCGGCACCACGCTGGTCACCGGCTTCGCCCACGTCCACGGTCACCCGGTCGGCATCGTGGCGAACAACGGCATCCTCTTCTCCGAATCCGCCCAGAAGGGCGCGCACTTCATCGAGCTGTGCGACCAGCGGGGCATCCCACTGCTCTTCCTCCAGAACATCTCGGGGTTCATGGTCGGCCGCGCCTACGAGGCGGGCGGCATCGCCAAGCACGGCGCCAAGATGGTGACGGCCGTGGCCTGCGCGCGGGTGCCCAAGCTGACCGTCGTCGTCGGCGGCTCCTACGGCGCGGGCAACTATTCGATGTGCGGCCGGGCGTACTCCCCGCGGTTCCTGTGGATGTGGCCCAACGCCAAGATCTCCGTGATGGGCGGCGAGCAGGCCGCCGCCGTGCTCGCCACCGTCAAGCGCGACCAGCTCGCCGGGGACGAGGAATGGAGCGCGGCGGACGAGGAGGCGTTCAAGGCGCCCATCCGCGCCCGCTACGAGGAGCAGGGCAGCGCTTACTACGCGACGGCCCGCCTCTGGGACGACGGCGTGATCGACCCGCTCGAAACGCGCGCCGTGCTGGGCCTGGCCCTGACGGCCTGTGCGAACGCGCCGCTGCCCGCCACGAGTTACGGCGTCTTCCGGATGTGA
- a CDS encoding tetratricopeptide repeat protein, which yields MGDMARFESSRAAAREGARLLRLGDLDRAEAPLRAAASDGERSAANNLGVLLHQSGRVQEASEWWRIAAVAGSAAAAHALGRHHRERGDEVAAEYWLRQSAESGHASGAYALADLLDHRGAPDAERWFRSAAERGHREASYRYACVLARQDGAAAEPWFRQAAARGHRRAALRLGSLLEERGEMTEAGRWYVEAAEAGEARAASALGFLLRDAGDEVGAERWWRRAARDDDGPAANALGALHAERGERQEARRWYRAAVDAGDVNGAFNLALLSSAQGRMAQAEQWYRHAAYAGHREAANALAVLLLQRGDASGAEPWFSKAAEAGSVDAAFNLGILHAGRGEEEQALHWYEQAAAAGHAEAALQIAVGLLRNAASEEDQARAEECLRQAAEGGSVEGAFRLAVLLERRDGHGADHEGWYARAADQGHRRAQVRLGMCAAARGDVVEAARWYRSAAEAGSSNGAFNLGLLLAREGSEPEAALWWTRAAEAGHGRAALRLALLASRRGDLAGGGTWCTRAMELGPTEVTERAARLRDALRQELTA from the coding sequence ATGGGGGACATGGCAAGGTTCGAGAGCAGTCGTGCGGCCGCGCGGGAGGGTGCGCGGCTGCTGCGTCTTGGCGATCTGGACCGCGCCGAGGCGCCGCTGCGCGCCGCCGCGTCCGACGGGGAGCGCTCCGCCGCCAACAACCTCGGGGTGTTGCTCCATCAGTCGGGCCGGGTCCAGGAAGCCTCGGAATGGTGGCGGATCGCCGCGGTCGCGGGTTCCGCCGCGGCGGCGCACGCGCTGGGCCGTCACCACCGTGAGCGCGGGGACGAGGTCGCCGCCGAGTACTGGCTGCGGCAGTCCGCCGAATCGGGCCACGCCTCCGGCGCCTACGCCCTGGCCGACCTGCTCGACCACCGCGGGGCCCCCGACGCCGAGCGGTGGTTCCGCTCGGCGGCCGAGCGCGGCCACCGCGAGGCGTCGTACCGGTACGCCTGTGTGCTGGCCCGGCAGGACGGCGCGGCGGCCGAGCCGTGGTTCCGGCAGGCCGCGGCCCGTGGGCACCGGCGCGCCGCGCTGCGGCTCGGCTCGCTGCTGGAGGAGCGCGGCGAGATGACCGAGGCCGGTCGCTGGTACGTGGAGGCGGCCGAGGCGGGCGAGGCGCGCGCCGCCAGCGCGCTCGGCTTCCTGCTGCGCGACGCGGGCGACGAGGTCGGCGCCGAGCGGTGGTGGCGCCGGGCGGCCCGCGACGACGACGGCCCGGCGGCCAACGCGCTGGGCGCGCTGCACGCCGAGCGCGGCGAGCGGCAGGAGGCGCGGCGCTGGTACCGCGCGGCGGTGGACGCCGGGGACGTCAACGGCGCGTTCAACCTCGCGCTGCTCAGCTCCGCGCAGGGCCGGATGGCGCAGGCCGAGCAGTGGTACCGGCACGCGGCGTACGCCGGGCACCGGGAGGCGGCCAACGCGCTGGCCGTCCTGCTGCTCCAGCGCGGCGACGCGTCGGGGGCCGAGCCGTGGTTCTCGAAGGCCGCCGAGGCGGGCAGCGTGGACGCGGCGTTCAACCTGGGCATCCTGCACGCCGGGCGCGGTGAGGAGGAGCAGGCGCTGCACTGGTACGAGCAGGCCGCCGCCGCCGGGCACGCCGAGGCGGCGCTTCAGATCGCCGTCGGCCTGCTGCGCAACGCGGCGTCCGAGGAGGACCAGGCGCGGGCCGAGGAGTGCCTGCGGCAGGCCGCCGAGGGCGGCAGCGTGGAGGGCGCGTTCCGGCTCGCCGTGCTGCTGGAGCGGCGCGACGGCCACGGGGCGGACCACGAGGGCTGGTACGCCCGAGCGGCCGACCAGGGGCACCGGCGCGCCCAGGTGCGCCTCGGCATGTGCGCGGCGGCGCGCGGCGACGTGGTGGAGGCGGCGCGCTGGTACCGCTCGGCGGCCGAGGCGGGCAGCAGCAACGGCGCGTTCAACCTCGGGCTGCTGCTGGCCCGGGAGGGCAGCGAGCCGGAGGCGGCGCTGTGGTGGACGCGGGCGGCCGAGGCCGGCCACGGCCGGGCGGCGCTGCGGCTGGCGCTGCTGGCCTCGCGCCGGGGCGACCTGGCGGGCGGCGGCACGTGGTGCACCCGGGCGATGGAGCTCGGCCCCACGGAGGTCACCGAGCGCGCGGCCCGGTTGCGCGACGCCCTGCGTCAGGAGCTCACGGCCTAG
- a CDS encoding SACE_7040 family transcriptional regulator, with amino-acid sequence MTTTSPAGPASTRRDQILREASRLFAERGFHGVGVDEIGAAVGISGPALYRHFTGKDAMLTELLVGISSRLWDGGRRRVEEAAATGSPAEAALDSLIAGHIDFALDDRALITLHDRELDRLPETERKRVRQLQRQYVELWVDVVRKVHVRLPEDHARTCVHAVFGLLNSTPHLFRPSSLPDRAATAALLHRMARGAFASAAGPSA; translated from the coding sequence ATGACCACCACCTCGCCCGCCGGCCCGGCTTCGACCCGTCGGGACCAGATCCTCCGGGAAGCCTCCCGGCTCTTCGCCGAACGCGGCTTCCACGGCGTCGGCGTGGACGAGATAGGCGCCGCGGTCGGCATCAGTGGTCCCGCGCTCTACCGGCACTTCACGGGCAAGGACGCGATGCTGACCGAGCTGCTCGTCGGGATCAGCAGCCGGCTGTGGGACGGCGGGCGCCGCCGCGTCGAGGAGGCCGCCGCCACCGGGAGCCCGGCCGAGGCGGCGCTGGACTCCCTGATCGCCGGGCACATCGACTTCGCGCTGGACGACCGCGCGCTGATCACGCTGCACGACCGGGAGCTGGACCGGCTGCCCGAGACGGAGCGCAAGCGGGTGCGGCAGCTCCAGCGGCAGTACGTGGAGCTGTGGGTGGACGTGGTGCGGAAGGTGCACGTCCGGCTGCCCGAGGACCATGCCCGCACCTGCGTGCACGCCGTCTTCGGCCTGCTCAACTCCACTCCGCACCTCTTCCGCCCCAGCTCGCTCCCCGACCGGGCCGCGACCGCCGCGCTGCTCCACCGGATGGCCCGGGGCGCCTTCGCCTCGGCGGCTGGGCCGTCGGCCTGA
- a CDS encoding universal stress protein, with product MAGYEFPEPADRRPVADPTSPPDPAEDVRTSRDPAFQHGVVVGFDGSMSSERALAYAVGMARRSRSGLIIVHVANRLPTTVWAGCEPPALVDVPDHSTEVLGLELSCAEHLSDVPWVLLERGGDICHELEEVGREYSADAIVVGATHGLLGRLFGSVSGRLARRAQRPVIVIP from the coding sequence ATGGCTGGATACGAGTTTCCCGAACCAGCGGATCGCAGGCCGGTCGCCGACCCCACCTCCCCGCCCGACCCGGCGGAGGACGTGCGGACATCGCGCGACCCGGCCTTCCAGCACGGTGTCGTCGTCGGCTTCGACGGATCGATGTCGAGCGAGCGGGCGCTGGCCTACGCCGTGGGGATGGCCCGGCGGTCCCGCTCCGGTCTGATCATCGTCCATGTGGCCAACCGCCTACCCACCACCGTCTGGGCCGGCTGCGAGCCGCCCGCGCTGGTCGACGTGCCCGACCACAGCACCGAGGTGCTGGGGCTGGAGCTGTCGTGCGCGGAACACCTGTCGGACGTGCCCTGGGTGCTGCTGGAGCGCGGCGGGGACATCTGCCACGAGCTGGAGGAGGTCGGCCGGGAGTACTCGGCGGACGCCATCGTCGTGGGCGCCACGCACGGGCTGCTGGGCCGTCTCTTCGGCTCGGTCTCGGGCCGGCTGGCGCGCCGGGCCCAGCGCCCGGTGATCGTCATCCCCTGA
- a CDS encoding acetyl/propionyl/methylcrotonyl-CoA carboxylase subunit alpha: protein MFERVLVANRGEIAVRVIRTLRRLGVASVAVYSDADADARHVAEADAAVRIGPAPAAESYLSAERLLAAAARTGAQAVHPGYGFLAENAAFARAVTDAGLTFIGPPAGAIEVMGDKIRAKETVRAAGVPVVPGAHGDRLADAARAMGMPVLLKPSAGGGGKGMRLVRDAAGLDEQIAGARREALASFGDDTLLVERWIDRPRHIEIQILADGHGTVVHLGERECSLQRRHQKVVEEAPSPLLDAATRAAMGAAAVRAARACGYRGAGTVEFIVPGGDRATHYFMEMNTRLQVEHPVTELITGLDLVEWQLRIAAGEPLSFGQDDVTVTGHAVEARICAETARVAEGGARVDFLPSAGPVLLLREPAGEGVRVDSGLAAGTVVSTAYDPMLAKIVAHGPDRATALRRLRAALARTTVLGVDTNTGFLRRLLAHPAVVSGDLDTGLIDGVAASLVPAGVPDEVYAAAALLRHAALAPRPDAGGWTDPFGVPSGWRLGGEPVWTEHRLRISGQEPVRVLVRPGEVRVGDGGPVPARLLDAADENGVRMEYAGATHGFAHAAIGAGHWLGRDGDAWHVHGHDPVAAAGGGQTAGTDTLTAPMPGTVTVVKAAEGDKVTAGQSLLVVEAMKMEHVIAAPHDGTVTGLDVTVGSTVAIDQVLVQVTPEEA, encoded by the coding sequence ATGTTCGAGAGGGTGCTCGTCGCCAACCGCGGCGAGATCGCCGTCCGTGTCATCCGCACCCTGCGCCGCCTCGGCGTCGCCTCGGTCGCGGTCTACAGCGACGCCGACGCGGACGCCCGGCACGTGGCCGAGGCGGACGCCGCCGTGCGCATCGGCCCGGCCCCGGCCGCCGAGAGCTATCTGTCGGCCGAGCGGCTGCTGGCGGCGGCGGCCAGGACCGGCGCCCAGGCCGTGCACCCCGGCTACGGCTTCCTGGCCGAGAACGCCGCCTTCGCCCGCGCCGTCACGGACGCGGGCCTGACGTTCATCGGCCCGCCCGCCGGGGCCATCGAGGTGATGGGCGACAAGATCCGCGCCAAGGAGACCGTCCGCGCCGCGGGCGTTCCCGTGGTGCCCGGGGCGCACGGGGACCGCCTGGCCGACGCCGCGCGGGCCATGGGCATGCCGGTGCTGCTGAAGCCGTCGGCGGGCGGCGGCGGCAAGGGCATGCGGCTGGTCCGCGACGCGGCCGGGCTGGACGAGCAGATCGCCGGCGCCCGCCGCGAGGCCCTGGCCTCCTTCGGCGACGACACGCTGCTGGTGGAGCGGTGGATCGACCGGCCCCGGCACATCGAGATCCAGATCCTGGCCGACGGCCACGGCACCGTCGTCCACCTCGGGGAGCGCGAGTGCTCCCTCCAGCGGCGGCACCAGAAGGTCGTCGAGGAGGCCCCGAGCCCGCTGCTCGACGCCGCCACCCGGGCCGCGATGGGCGCCGCCGCCGTGCGGGCGGCCCGGGCCTGCGGCTACCGGGGAGCGGGCACCGTGGAGTTCATCGTGCCGGGCGGCGACCGCGCCACGCACTACTTCATGGAGATGAACACCCGGCTCCAGGTCGAGCACCCGGTCACCGAGCTGATCACCGGTCTGGACCTGGTCGAGTGGCAGCTCCGGATCGCGGCGGGCGAGCCGTTGTCGTTCGGGCAGGACGACGTCACCGTCACCGGGCACGCCGTCGAGGCCAGGATCTGCGCCGAGACGGCACGGGTGGCCGAGGGGGGCGCGCGGGTCGACTTCCTGCCCTCGGCGGGCCCGGTGCTCCTGCTCCGCGAGCCGGCGGGCGAGGGCGTCCGGGTCGACTCGGGGCTGGCCGCCGGGACCGTGGTCTCCACGGCCTACGACCCGATGCTCGCCAAGATCGTCGCGCACGGCCCCGACCGGGCCACCGCGCTGCGCCGCCTGCGCGCCGCGCTGGCCCGCACCACCGTGCTCGGCGTCGACACCAACACCGGCTTCCTGCGCCGCCTGCTGGCCCACCCCGCCGTGGTCTCCGGCGACCTGGACACCGGCCTGATCGACGGCGTGGCCGCGTCGCTGGTGCCCGCCGGCGTCCCCGACGAGGTCTACGCGGCGGCGGCGCTGCTGCGCCACGCCGCCCTGGCGCCGCGCCCGGACGCCGGCGGGTGGACCGACCCGTTCGGCGTGCCGTCCGGCTGGCGGCTGGGCGGCGAGCCCGTCTGGACCGAGCACCGGCTGCGGATTTCCGGCCAGGAGCCGGTGCGGGTCCTGGTGCGGCCCGGGGAGGTGCGCGTCGGGGACGGGGGGCCCGTTCCGGCCCGGCTGCTGGACGCCGCCGACGAGAACGGGGTGCGGATGGAGTACGCCGGGGCCACGCACGGCTTCGCCCACGCCGCCATCGGGGCGGGCCACTGGCTCGGCCGGGACGGCGACGCCTGGCACGTGCACGGCCACGACCCGGTCGCCGCCGCGGGCGGCGGCCAGACGGCGGGCACGGACACGCTCACGGCCCCGATGCCCGGCACGGTCACCGTCGTCAAAGCGGCCGAGGGGGACAAGGTGACGGCCGGTCAGAGCCTGCTGGTGGTCGAGGCGATGAAGATGGAGCACGTCATCGCGGCCCCGCACGACGGGACCGTCACCGGGCTGGACGTGACGGTCGGCTCCACGGTCGCCATCGACCAAGTCCTCGTCCAGGTCACCCCCGAGGAGGCGTGA
- the glmS gene encoding glutamine--fructose-6-phosphate transaminase (isomerizing), whose amino-acid sequence MCGIVGYIGKRDVAPLLLEGLQRLEYRGYDSAGIAIHSSGKGGGLKTVKNAGRVRDLEGKVPARFSGGCGIAHTRWATHGVPNDVNAHPHLDGPGKVAVVHNGIIDNSAELRAKLAADGVELASDTDTEVLAHLIGRAQAQTLEEKVREALRYIEGTYGIAVLHADFPDRIVVARNGSPVVLGIGEKEMFVASDVAALISHTRQVITLDDGEMATIKADDYRTYTTDGSRTAASPTTVEWEAESYDMGGHDTYMHKEIAEQPDAVDRVLRGRIDDRFATVRLGGLNLDARAARGVRRVKILGCGSAYHAGLIGAQLIEELARIPADAEPASEFRYRNAVVDPDTLYIAVSQSGETYDTLAAVQELKRKGAMVLGVVNVVGSAIARETDGGVYVHAGPEVCVVSTKCFTNTAVAFALLALHLGRIRDLSVADGKRIIDGLRKLPEQIAEILRDEDRIAKVAAGFAESKSMMFVGRVRGFPVAKEASLKLKEVSYIHAEAYPASELKHGPLALIEPAVPTVAIMPTDELLEKNRATLEEIKARSGRILAVAHEEQPKADDTIVVPRNEPELDPVLMGIPLQLLAYHTALALGRDIDKPRNLAKSVTVE is encoded by the coding sequence ATGTGCGGGATCGTCGGATATATCGGGAAACGAGATGTGGCCCCCCTCCTCCTGGAGGGTCTCCAGCGGCTGGAGTACCGGGGCTACGACTCGGCCGGCATCGCCATCCACAGCAGCGGCAAGGGCGGCGGTCTGAAGACCGTGAAGAACGCCGGGCGTGTGCGGGACCTGGAGGGCAAGGTACCGGCCCGGTTCTCCGGCGGCTGCGGCATCGCGCACACCCGGTGGGCCACCCACGGCGTGCCCAACGACGTCAACGCCCACCCGCACCTGGACGGCCCGGGCAAGGTCGCCGTCGTGCACAACGGCATCATCGACAACTCCGCCGAACTGCGCGCCAAGCTCGCCGCCGACGGCGTGGAGCTGGCCTCCGACACCGACACCGAGGTCCTGGCCCATCTGATCGGCCGCGCCCAGGCGCAGACGCTGGAGGAGAAGGTCCGCGAGGCGCTGCGGTACATCGAGGGCACCTACGGCATCGCCGTGCTGCACGCCGACTTCCCCGACCGGATCGTGGTGGCCCGCAACGGCTCGCCCGTCGTGCTCGGCATCGGCGAGAAGGAGATGTTCGTCGCCTCCGACGTGGCCGCGCTCATCAGCCACACCCGCCAGGTGATCACCCTGGACGACGGCGAGATGGCCACCATCAAGGCCGACGACTACCGCACGTACACCACCGACGGCAGCCGCACCGCCGCCTCCCCGACCACCGTGGAGTGGGAGGCCGAGAGCTATGACATGGGCGGCCACGACACGTACATGCACAAGGAGATCGCCGAGCAGCCGGACGCCGTCGACCGGGTGCTGCGCGGCCGGATCGACGACCGGTTCGCCACGGTCCGGCTCGGCGGGCTCAATCTCGACGCCCGCGCCGCGCGCGGCGTACGGCGGGTGAAGATCCTCGGCTGCGGCTCGGCATACCACGCGGGTCTGATCGGGGCCCAGCTCATCGAGGAGCTGGCGCGCATCCCGGCCGACGCGGAGCCGGCCAGCGAGTTCCGCTACCGCAACGCCGTGGTGGACCCCGACACGCTCTATATCGCGGTCAGCCAGTCCGGTGAGACGTACGACACCCTGGCCGCCGTCCAGGAGCTCAAGCGCAAGGGCGCCATGGTGCTGGGCGTGGTGAACGTCGTCGGCTCCGCGATCGCCCGCGAGACGGACGGCGGCGTCTACGTCCACGCCGGGCCCGAGGTGTGCGTGGTGTCCACCAAGTGCTTCACCAACACGGCCGTCGCCTTCGCGCTGCTCGCGCTCCACCTCGGCCGCATCCGCGACCTGTCGGTGGCGGACGGCAAACGGATCATCGACGGCCTGCGCAAGCTGCCCGAGCAGATCGCGGAGATCCTCCGGGACGAGGACCGCATCGCGAAGGTGGCGGCCGGGTTCGCCGAGTCGAAGAGCATGATGTTCGTCGGCCGGGTGCGCGGCTTCCCGGTGGCCAAGGAGGCGTCCCTGAAGCTGAAGGAGGTCTCCTACATCCACGCCGAGGCGTACCCGGCCTCCGAGCTCAAGCACGGCCCGCTGGCGCTGATCGAGCCCGCCGTGCCGACGGTGGCGATCATGCCGACCGACGAGCTGCTGGAGAAGAACCGCGCCACGCTGGAGGAGATCAAGGCCCGCTCGGGCCGCATCCTGGCCGTGGCGCACGAGGAGCAGCCGAAGGCCGACGACACCATCGTGGTGCCGCGCAACGAGCCCGAGCTGGACCCGGTGCTGATGGGCATCCCGCTGCAGCTGCTCGCCTACCACACGGCCCTGGCCCTCGGCCGGGACATCGACAAGCCGCGCAACCTGGCGAAGTCCGTCACCGTGGAGTGA
- a CDS encoding acyl-CoA dehydrogenase family protein, with protein sequence MDHRLSPEHEELRRTVEAFAHDVVAPRIAEHYERHTFPYEIVREMGQMGLFGLPFPEEYGGMGGDYLALCLVLEELARVDSSVAITLEAGVSLGAMPIHRFGTEAQKRAWLPRLCAGEILGAFGLTEPGCGSDAGGTRTTAVRDGDAWVINGTKSFITNSGTDITGFVTVTAVTGRKPDGAPLISTIIVPAGTPGLTVAPPYSKVGWNASDTHELSFADVRVPATNLLGEEGRGYAQFLSVLDEGRIAISALSTGLAQGCVDESLAYARTRTAFGRPIGANQAVQFKLADMEARAHTARTAWRDAASRLLAGEPFKKAAAIAKLHSSDVAVTNAREATQIHGGYGFMNEYPVARMWRDAKILEIGEGTSEVQRMLIARELSVG encoded by the coding sequence GTGGACCACCGCCTGTCACCCGAGCACGAGGAGCTCCGCCGGACCGTCGAAGCCTTCGCGCACGACGTCGTCGCCCCCAGGATCGCCGAGCACTACGAGCGCCACACGTTCCCCTACGAGATCGTCCGGGAGATGGGGCAGATGGGCCTGTTCGGCCTGCCGTTCCCCGAGGAGTACGGCGGCATGGGCGGCGACTACCTCGCCCTGTGCCTCGTCCTGGAAGAGCTGGCCCGCGTCGACTCCTCCGTCGCCATCACCCTGGAGGCGGGCGTCTCGCTGGGCGCCATGCCGATCCACCGCTTCGGCACCGAGGCGCAGAAGCGCGCGTGGCTGCCGCGCCTGTGCGCGGGCGAGATCCTGGGCGCGTTCGGCCTGACCGAGCCCGGCTGTGGCTCGGACGCGGGCGGCACCCGCACCACGGCGGTCCGGGACGGTGACGCCTGGGTGATCAACGGCACCAAGAGCTTCATCACCAACTCCGGGACCGACATCACCGGCTTCGTGACCGTCACCGCCGTCACCGGTCGCAAGCCGGACGGGGCGCCGCTGATCTCCACGATCATCGTCCCGGCCGGCACGCCCGGCCTCACGGTGGCGCCGCCCTACTCCAAGGTCGGCTGGAACGCCTCGGACACCCACGAGCTGTCCTTCGCCGACGTCCGCGTCCCCGCCACCAACCTGCTCGGCGAGGAGGGCCGCGGCTACGCCCAGTTCCTGAGCGTCCTGGACGAGGGCCGCATCGCGATCTCGGCGCTCTCCACGGGCCTGGCACAGGGCTGTGTGGACGAGTCCCTCGCCTACGCCCGCACCCGCACGGCCTTCGGCCGCCCGATCGGCGCCAACCAGGCCGTCCAGTTCAAGCTGGCCGACATGGAGGCCCGCGCCCACACGGCCCGCACCGCCTGGCGCGACGCGGCCTCCCGCCTGCTGGCGGGCGAGCCGTTCAAGAAGGCGGCGGCGATCGCGAAGCTCCACTCCTCCGACGTGGCGGTGACGAACGCCCGCGAGGCGACCCAGATCCACGGCGGCTACGGCTTCATGAACGAATACCCGGTGGCGAGGATGTGGCGCGACGCGAAGATCCTGGAGATCGGCGAGGGCACGAGCGAGGTCCAGCGCATGCTGATCGCCCGCGAGCTGAGCGTGGGGTGA
- a CDS encoding hydroxymethylglutaryl-CoA lyase: MAVPDGYPARVRIHEVGPRDGLQNEPEVVPVAVKAEFVHRLADAGLTTIEATSFVHPKWVPQLADAEELFPLLRDLDGVRLPVLVPNERGLDRALALGAREVAVFASATESFARANLNRTVDESLVMFTPVVARAIDAEVPVRGYLSMCFGDPWEGEVPVAQVVRVARRLVDLGCAELSLGDTIGVATPGRVTELLTALNEAGVPDDRLAVHFHDTYGQALANTLTALRHGVTTVDASAGGLGGCPFAGSATGNLATEDLLWMLDGLGVETGVDLGRLVATSRWLADHLGRPSPSRTVRALSPSPTQE; this comes from the coding sequence ATGGCTGTCCCCGACGGCTACCCGGCCCGGGTCCGTATCCATGAAGTCGGCCCGAGGGACGGCCTGCAGAACGAGCCGGAGGTCGTCCCGGTCGCCGTCAAGGCCGAGTTCGTCCACCGGCTCGCCGACGCCGGGCTCACCACCATCGAGGCGACCAGCTTCGTGCACCCCAAGTGGGTGCCCCAACTGGCGGACGCCGAGGAGCTGTTCCCCCTCCTGCGCGACCTCGACGGCGTCCGGCTGCCCGTCCTCGTCCCCAACGAGCGCGGCCTGGACCGCGCGTTGGCCCTCGGTGCCCGCGAGGTCGCCGTCTTCGCCAGCGCCACCGAATCGTTCGCCCGGGCCAACCTCAACCGCACGGTGGACGAGTCCCTGGTCATGTTCACCCCCGTGGTGGCGCGGGCGATCGACGCCGAGGTGCCCGTGCGCGGCTATCTGTCGATGTGCTTTGGCGACCCGTGGGAGGGTGAGGTGCCCGTGGCCCAGGTGGTTCGCGTCGCCCGCCGCCTGGTCGACCTCGGCTGCGCGGAGCTCAGCCTCGGCGACACCATCGGCGTCGCCACCCCCGGCCGGGTCACCGAGCTGCTCACCGCGCTCAACGAGGCCGGCGTCCCGGACGACCGGCTCGCCGTCCACTTCCACGACACCTACGGGCAGGCGCTCGCCAACACCCTGACCGCCCTCCGGCACGGCGTCACCACCGTCGACGCCTCGGCCGGCGGGCTGGGCGGCTGCCCGTTCGCCGGAAGCGCCACCGGCAACCTCGCGACCGAGGACCTGCTGTGGATGCTCGACGGCCTCGGCGTCGAGACCGGCGTCGACCTCGGTCGGCTCGTCGCCACCAGCCGCTGGCTGGCCGATCACCTCGGTCGGCCCAGCCCGTCCCGCACCGTGCGCGCACTCTCCCCATCCCCCACCCAGGAGTGA